One window of Channa argus isolate prfri chromosome 4, Channa argus male v1.0, whole genome shotgun sequence genomic DNA carries:
- the LOC137126011 gene encoding uncharacterized protein isoform X2, with product MSVGEEFSAEDVSRIYQKVFHVPSNTDEAQTAMKKFQISGGDKNWACVGENVFDVLLEMEREREKKEQLYWDLQLLNAGNLNTLHVMDTPVMIDRDVQSCLDQSMNPKTYHQSDSGASQSYTIDTGRFKVLYVLYNVSNFLQKLCTSKFAASFTCHAQRRSLVANNVTGVMRLKKAARQCWARLVSEGVQSTLPTSWQGKSVRVQGQSFGCVSLSDVLLLLEVKYDVVTHLLYTEMLQEHHTHCVWGTFLPWQQHKEYEGLEDLAEEVLVSGDLLHLAELPGAFRVYRSRVRAYFRGHLESREKSWSAISLLCELQTSCQQERDTLTVLGKRLDRDSMRLLCLYIRLATLRAQREKLSYSALLAARQSWETWPHVRSPCRAEQAVLWLQGEEEEQKEDFKFVSPQQSVIQLLVLTQEQERKDLVKLIHGVSLEDLQVPECAVPPQEESNMQSALRNGCIKRLRQIHATLQTSNGPPLEQGNPHMQLQSKAQPQMQAHMRSKPAMWSQHQLEDCALLLLSHLLELQEVQASALLPELMDKSAQHILQDKYESELQAPSYINLLQLLMSDDPLTSDSVFAPCENVTKNSCTDKMTSQSSWTAPTEAQNSRDGPGKALTVGSVRVQVADSTGKQEVCIGCGAVMEELPYLEILCVSDQTSETHQKIAAESRAQDEGEGSTTAPQNYEKQGSLITLAWSKPPHNDTNYDTEPADEGTEQSQDLQSSVKFQADSCEISSMVEQYDETSRESHNEESGFKGLHETQSSNQQCNTKAKMTLEERHMIDQTHGEAISECDLQTQALVTDTLQELKPYANDFCRALASEETDVSEDGVDVETCPTANESELFRLRVLESSHPDDQECNLKAKPECDFAEVEAMREPMLMDREQVREPVSAMERERTMRNLVDMQRKVEQRQQRDRERQLLRVQGRLSIIQNRKAEEDLLGLKHTERLKHLTQDLPQDDKNQQKTVVRERLEQLRRERSYVMQSKRDRNTSGFKELLGPVALHSSETDGSD from the exons ATGTCTGTCGGGGAAGAGTTTTCCGCTGAAGACGTGAGCCGTATCTACCAGAAAGTGTTTCATGTTCCCTCCAACACAGATGAGGCCCAAACAGCTATGAAGAAG TTTCAGATTTCAGGAGGTGACAAAAACTGGGCATGTGTcggtgaaaatgtttttgatgttcTCTTAGaaatggagagggagagagaaaagaaagaacag CTGTACTGGGACCTGCAGCTGCTAAATGCTGGAAATCTCAACACTCTCCATGTGATGGACACTCCAGTTATGATTGATCGTGATGTGCAGAGTTGCCTGGACCAAAGCATGAACCCAAAGACTTACCATCAGTCAGATTCAGGAGCTTCACAGTCATATACGATTGACACAGGCAGGTTTAAGGTACTGTATGTGCTTTACAACGTATCCAATTTTCTCCAGAAACTCTGTACATCAAAATTTGCTGCCTCTTTTACATGCCACGCACAGAGGAGGAGCCTGGTGGCAAACAATGTAACAGGTGTGATGAGGCTTAAGAAAGCAGCCAGGCAGTGCTGGGCCAG ACTGGTGTCAGAGGGTGTGCAAAGCACATTGCCCACCTCCTGGCAAGGCAAAAGTGTAAGGGTCCAAGGTCAATCCTTTGGCTGTGTCTCCTTGTCAGATGTCCTCCTCTTGTTGGAAGTGAAATATGATGTAGTGACACACTTGCTTTATACAGAGATGCTTCAGGAGCACCACA CTCATTGTGTCTGGGGAACATTCTTGCCATGGCAACAACACAAGGAATATGAGGGGCTGGAGGATCTTGCAGAGGAGGTGTTAGTGTCAGGtgacttgcttcatttggctgAGCTGCCAGGAGCATTCAGGGTGTACAG GTCCCGTGTGAGAGCTTATTTCAGAGGCCATCTTGAGTCCAGAGAAAAGTCGTGGTCTGCCATTTCTCTCTTGTGCGAGTTACAAACGTCTTGTCAACAAGAAAGGGACACACTCACAGTCCTGGGAAAGCG GCTGGACAGGGACAGCATGAGACTTTTATGTTTATACATTAGGTTGGCAACTCTCAgagctcagagagagaaactgtcCTACAGCGCTCTTCTGGCAGCAAGGCAATCCTGGGAGACATG GCCACATGTTAGGAGTccatgcagagcagagcaggctGTTCTGTGGCTACAGGGTGAAGAGGAGGAGCAAAAAGAAGACTTTAAATTTGTATCACCACAGCAG TCAGTGATTCAGTTGCTGGTGCTGACTCAGGAGCAGGAAAGAAAGGACCTGGTCAAGTTGATACATGGGGTCTCCCTGGAGGATTTGCAAGTACCAGAATGTGCAGTACCTCCACAGGAAG AGAGTAATATGCAATCTGCTTTAAGAAATGGTTGTATAAAGAGGCTGAGGCAAATCCATGCCACCCTACAGACGTCCAATGGGCCTCCATTAGAACAAGGTAATCCTCACATGCAACTTCAGTCCAAGGCCCAGCCTCAAATGCAAGCCCACATGAGAAGTAAACCTGCAATGTGGTCTCAACACCAGCTGGAAGACTGTGCCTTACTCCTCCTGAGTCATCTGCTGGAGCTTCAGGAGGTCCAAGCTTCTGCATTATTGCCAGAACTGATGGACAAG aGTGCACAGCATATTTTGCAAGACAAGTATGAATCTGAACTCCAAGCACCAAGCTACATCAACCTGCTCCAGCTCCTGATGTCAGATGATCCTCTTACATCAGACTCTGTATTTGCTCCTTGTGAAAATGTGACCAAAAACAGTTGCACTGACAAAATGACAAGTCAATCTAGCTGGACTGCACCAACAGAAGCCCAAAATAGCAGAGATGGGCCAGGTAAAGCTCTGACTGTTGGTTCAGTCAGAGTCCAAGTGGCTGACAGCACAGGAAAACAGGAAGTCTGTATAG GTTGTGGAGCAGTCATGGAGGAGCTGCCCTATTTGGAGATCTTGTGTGTCTCAGATCAAACAAgtgaaacacatcaaaaaattgCTGCAGAGAGCAGAGCCCAGGATGAAGGAGAGGGAAGCACAACGGCCCCCCAGAACTATGAGAAACAGGGATCACTGATCACCCTTGCTTGGAGCAAACCACCACACAATGATACAAACTATGACACAGAGCCTGCAGATGAAGGCACTGAACAAAGCCAGGACCTTCAGAGCAGTGTAAAGTTCCAGGCCGATTCCTGTGAAATTAGTAGTATGGTTGAACAGTATGACGAGACATCTAGAGAAAGCCACAACGAAGAGTCTGGGTTCAAAGGTCTCCATGAAACTCAGTCTTCAAACCAACAGtgcaacacaaaagcaaag ATGACCTTGGAAGAGAGGCACATGATTGATCAAACACATGGAGAAGCTATATCAGAGTGTGACCTGCAAACACAGGCTTTGGTCACAGACACCCTTCAGGAGCTCAAGCCATATGCTAATGACTTCTGCCGTGCACTGGCCAGTGAGGAAACCGATGTTAGTGAAGATGGGGTTGACGTTGAAACATGCCCCACTGCAAATGAGTCAGAGCTATTTCGCCTGAGAGTACTTGAATCCTCTCACCCAGATGACCAggaatgtaatttaaaagccAAA cCAGAGTGTGACTTTGCAGAGGTGGAGGCAATGAGAGAACCCATGCTGATGGATAGAGAACAAGTAAGAGAACCAGTGTCAgcaatggagagagaaagaacaatGCGCAACCTGGTGGACATGCAAAGAAAAGTTGAACAGAGAcaacagagagatagagaaCGACAACTGCTGAGG gTTCAGGGGCGTCTGTCAATCATCCAGaacagaaaagcagaggaaGATCTGCTTGgcctgaaacacacagagagactaaAGCACCTCACTCAAGATCTACCGCAG GATGACAAGAACCAGCAGAAAACAGTTGTCAGAGAGCGACTGGAGCAGCTTAGAAGGGAGCGCTCTTATGTCATGCAGTCTAAACGAGACAG aaatacttCAGGATTTAAGGAACTCCTGGGTCCAGTAGCTCTCCACAGCAGTGAAACGGACGGATCAGACTAA
- the LOC137126011 gene encoding uncharacterized protein isoform X3 yields MSVGEEFSAEDVSRIYQKVFHVPSNTDEAQTAMKKFQISGGDKNWACVGENVFDVLLEMEREREKKEQLYWDLQLLNAGNLNTLHVMDTPVMIDRDVQSCLDQSMNPKTYHQSDSGASQSYTIDTGRFKRRSLVANNVTGVMRLKKAARQCWARLVSEGVQSTLPTSWQGKSVRVQGQSFGCVSLSDVLLLLEVKYDVVTHLLYTEMLQEHHTHCVWGTFLPWQQHKEYEGLEDLAEEVLVSGDLLHLAELPGAFRVYRSRVRAYFRGHLESREKSWSAISLLCELQTSCQQERDTLTVLGKRLDRDSMRLLCLYIRLATLRAQREKLSYSALLAARQSWETWPHVRSPCRAEQAVLWLQGEEEEQKEDFKFVSPQQQSVIQLLVLTQEQERKDLVKLIHGVSLEDLQVPECAVPPQEESNMQSALRNGCIKRLRQIHATLQTSNGPPLEQGNPHMQLQSKAQPQMQAHMRSKPAMWSQHQLEDCALLLLSHLLELQEVQASALLPELMDKSAQHILQDKYESELQAPSYINLLQLLMSDDPLTSDSVFAPCENVTKNSCTDKMTSQSSWTAPTEAQNSRDGPGKALTVGSVRVQVADSTGKQEVCIGCGAVMEELPYLEILCVSDQTSETHQKIAAESRAQDEGEGSTTAPQNYEKQGSLITLAWSKPPHNDTNYDTEPADEGTEQSQDLQSSVKFQADSCEISSMVEQYDETSRESHNEESGFKGLHETQSSNQQCNTKAKMTLEERHMIDQTHGEAISECDLQTQALVTDTLQELKPYANDFCRALASEETDVSEDGVDVETCPTANESELFRLRVLESSHPDDQECNLKAKPECDFAEVEAMREPMLMDREQVREPVSAMERERTMRNLVDMQRKVEQRQQRDRERQLLRVQGRLSIIQNRKAEEDLLGLKHTERLKHLTQDLPQDDKNQQKTVVRERLEQLRRERSYVMQSKRDRNTSGFKELLGPVALHSSETDGSD; encoded by the exons ATGTCTGTCGGGGAAGAGTTTTCCGCTGAAGACGTGAGCCGTATCTACCAGAAAGTGTTTCATGTTCCCTCCAACACAGATGAGGCCCAAACAGCTATGAAGAAG TTTCAGATTTCAGGAGGTGACAAAAACTGGGCATGTGTcggtgaaaatgtttttgatgttcTCTTAGaaatggagagggagagagaaaagaaagaacag CTGTACTGGGACCTGCAGCTGCTAAATGCTGGAAATCTCAACACTCTCCATGTGATGGACACTCCAGTTATGATTGATCGTGATGTGCAGAGTTGCCTGGACCAAAGCATGAACCCAAAGACTTACCATCAGTCAGATTCAGGAGCTTCACAGTCATATACGATTGACACAGGCAGGTTTAAG AGGAGGAGCCTGGTGGCAAACAATGTAACAGGTGTGATGAGGCTTAAGAAAGCAGCCAGGCAGTGCTGGGCCAG ACTGGTGTCAGAGGGTGTGCAAAGCACATTGCCCACCTCCTGGCAAGGCAAAAGTGTAAGGGTCCAAGGTCAATCCTTTGGCTGTGTCTCCTTGTCAGATGTCCTCCTCTTGTTGGAAGTGAAATATGATGTAGTGACACACTTGCTTTATACAGAGATGCTTCAGGAGCACCACA CTCATTGTGTCTGGGGAACATTCTTGCCATGGCAACAACACAAGGAATATGAGGGGCTGGAGGATCTTGCAGAGGAGGTGTTAGTGTCAGGtgacttgcttcatttggctgAGCTGCCAGGAGCATTCAGGGTGTACAG GTCCCGTGTGAGAGCTTATTTCAGAGGCCATCTTGAGTCCAGAGAAAAGTCGTGGTCTGCCATTTCTCTCTTGTGCGAGTTACAAACGTCTTGTCAACAAGAAAGGGACACACTCACAGTCCTGGGAAAGCG GCTGGACAGGGACAGCATGAGACTTTTATGTTTATACATTAGGTTGGCAACTCTCAgagctcagagagagaaactgtcCTACAGCGCTCTTCTGGCAGCAAGGCAATCCTGGGAGACATG GCCACATGTTAGGAGTccatgcagagcagagcaggctGTTCTGTGGCTACAGGGTGAAGAGGAGGAGCAAAAAGAAGACTTTAAATTTGTATCACCACAGCAG CAGTCAGTGATTCAGTTGCTGGTGCTGACTCAGGAGCAGGAAAGAAAGGACCTGGTCAAGTTGATACATGGGGTCTCCCTGGAGGATTTGCAAGTACCAGAATGTGCAGTACCTCCACAGGAAG AGAGTAATATGCAATCTGCTTTAAGAAATGGTTGTATAAAGAGGCTGAGGCAAATCCATGCCACCCTACAGACGTCCAATGGGCCTCCATTAGAACAAGGTAATCCTCACATGCAACTTCAGTCCAAGGCCCAGCCTCAAATGCAAGCCCACATGAGAAGTAAACCTGCAATGTGGTCTCAACACCAGCTGGAAGACTGTGCCTTACTCCTCCTGAGTCATCTGCTGGAGCTTCAGGAGGTCCAAGCTTCTGCATTATTGCCAGAACTGATGGACAAG aGTGCACAGCATATTTTGCAAGACAAGTATGAATCTGAACTCCAAGCACCAAGCTACATCAACCTGCTCCAGCTCCTGATGTCAGATGATCCTCTTACATCAGACTCTGTATTTGCTCCTTGTGAAAATGTGACCAAAAACAGTTGCACTGACAAAATGACAAGTCAATCTAGCTGGACTGCACCAACAGAAGCCCAAAATAGCAGAGATGGGCCAGGTAAAGCTCTGACTGTTGGTTCAGTCAGAGTCCAAGTGGCTGACAGCACAGGAAAACAGGAAGTCTGTATAG GTTGTGGAGCAGTCATGGAGGAGCTGCCCTATTTGGAGATCTTGTGTGTCTCAGATCAAACAAgtgaaacacatcaaaaaattgCTGCAGAGAGCAGAGCCCAGGATGAAGGAGAGGGAAGCACAACGGCCCCCCAGAACTATGAGAAACAGGGATCACTGATCACCCTTGCTTGGAGCAAACCACCACACAATGATACAAACTATGACACAGAGCCTGCAGATGAAGGCACTGAACAAAGCCAGGACCTTCAGAGCAGTGTAAAGTTCCAGGCCGATTCCTGTGAAATTAGTAGTATGGTTGAACAGTATGACGAGACATCTAGAGAAAGCCACAACGAAGAGTCTGGGTTCAAAGGTCTCCATGAAACTCAGTCTTCAAACCAACAGtgcaacacaaaagcaaag ATGACCTTGGAAGAGAGGCACATGATTGATCAAACACATGGAGAAGCTATATCAGAGTGTGACCTGCAAACACAGGCTTTGGTCACAGACACCCTTCAGGAGCTCAAGCCATATGCTAATGACTTCTGCCGTGCACTGGCCAGTGAGGAAACCGATGTTAGTGAAGATGGGGTTGACGTTGAAACATGCCCCACTGCAAATGAGTCAGAGCTATTTCGCCTGAGAGTACTTGAATCCTCTCACCCAGATGACCAggaatgtaatttaaaagccAAA cCAGAGTGTGACTTTGCAGAGGTGGAGGCAATGAGAGAACCCATGCTGATGGATAGAGAACAAGTAAGAGAACCAGTGTCAgcaatggagagagaaagaacaatGCGCAACCTGGTGGACATGCAAAGAAAAGTTGAACAGAGAcaacagagagatagagaaCGACAACTGCTGAGG gTTCAGGGGCGTCTGTCAATCATCCAGaacagaaaagcagaggaaGATCTGCTTGgcctgaaacacacagagagactaaAGCACCTCACTCAAGATCTACCGCAG GATGACAAGAACCAGCAGAAAACAGTTGTCAGAGAGCGACTGGAGCAGCTTAGAAGGGAGCGCTCTTATGTCATGCAGTCTAAACGAGACAG aaatacttCAGGATTTAAGGAACTCCTGGGTCCAGTAGCTCTCCACAGCAGTGAAACGGACGGATCAGACTAA
- the LOC137126011 gene encoding uncharacterized protein isoform X1, with product MSVGEEFSAEDVSRIYQKVFHVPSNTDEAQTAMKKFQISGGDKNWACVGENVFDVLLEMEREREKKEQLYWDLQLLNAGNLNTLHVMDTPVMIDRDVQSCLDQSMNPKTYHQSDSGASQSYTIDTGRFKVLYVLYNVSNFLQKLCTSKFAASFTCHAQRRSLVANNVTGVMRLKKAARQCWARLVSEGVQSTLPTSWQGKSVRVQGQSFGCVSLSDVLLLLEVKYDVVTHLLYTEMLQEHHTHCVWGTFLPWQQHKEYEGLEDLAEEVLVSGDLLHLAELPGAFRVYRSRVRAYFRGHLESREKSWSAISLLCELQTSCQQERDTLTVLGKRLDRDSMRLLCLYIRLATLRAQREKLSYSALLAARQSWETWPHVRSPCRAEQAVLWLQGEEEEQKEDFKFVSPQQQSVIQLLVLTQEQERKDLVKLIHGVSLEDLQVPECAVPPQEESNMQSALRNGCIKRLRQIHATLQTSNGPPLEQGNPHMQLQSKAQPQMQAHMRSKPAMWSQHQLEDCALLLLSHLLELQEVQASALLPELMDKSAQHILQDKYESELQAPSYINLLQLLMSDDPLTSDSVFAPCENVTKNSCTDKMTSQSSWTAPTEAQNSRDGPGKALTVGSVRVQVADSTGKQEVCIGCGAVMEELPYLEILCVSDQTSETHQKIAAESRAQDEGEGSTTAPQNYEKQGSLITLAWSKPPHNDTNYDTEPADEGTEQSQDLQSSVKFQADSCEISSMVEQYDETSRESHNEESGFKGLHETQSSNQQCNTKAKMTLEERHMIDQTHGEAISECDLQTQALVTDTLQELKPYANDFCRALASEETDVSEDGVDVETCPTANESELFRLRVLESSHPDDQECNLKAKPECDFAEVEAMREPMLMDREQVREPVSAMERERTMRNLVDMQRKVEQRQQRDRERQLLRVQGRLSIIQNRKAEEDLLGLKHTERLKHLTQDLPQDDKNQQKTVVRERLEQLRRERSYVMQSKRDRNTSGFKELLGPVALHSSETDGSD from the exons ATGTCTGTCGGGGAAGAGTTTTCCGCTGAAGACGTGAGCCGTATCTACCAGAAAGTGTTTCATGTTCCCTCCAACACAGATGAGGCCCAAACAGCTATGAAGAAG TTTCAGATTTCAGGAGGTGACAAAAACTGGGCATGTGTcggtgaaaatgtttttgatgttcTCTTAGaaatggagagggagagagaaaagaaagaacag CTGTACTGGGACCTGCAGCTGCTAAATGCTGGAAATCTCAACACTCTCCATGTGATGGACACTCCAGTTATGATTGATCGTGATGTGCAGAGTTGCCTGGACCAAAGCATGAACCCAAAGACTTACCATCAGTCAGATTCAGGAGCTTCACAGTCATATACGATTGACACAGGCAGGTTTAAGGTACTGTATGTGCTTTACAACGTATCCAATTTTCTCCAGAAACTCTGTACATCAAAATTTGCTGCCTCTTTTACATGCCACGCACAGAGGAGGAGCCTGGTGGCAAACAATGTAACAGGTGTGATGAGGCTTAAGAAAGCAGCCAGGCAGTGCTGGGCCAG ACTGGTGTCAGAGGGTGTGCAAAGCACATTGCCCACCTCCTGGCAAGGCAAAAGTGTAAGGGTCCAAGGTCAATCCTTTGGCTGTGTCTCCTTGTCAGATGTCCTCCTCTTGTTGGAAGTGAAATATGATGTAGTGACACACTTGCTTTATACAGAGATGCTTCAGGAGCACCACA CTCATTGTGTCTGGGGAACATTCTTGCCATGGCAACAACACAAGGAATATGAGGGGCTGGAGGATCTTGCAGAGGAGGTGTTAGTGTCAGGtgacttgcttcatttggctgAGCTGCCAGGAGCATTCAGGGTGTACAG GTCCCGTGTGAGAGCTTATTTCAGAGGCCATCTTGAGTCCAGAGAAAAGTCGTGGTCTGCCATTTCTCTCTTGTGCGAGTTACAAACGTCTTGTCAACAAGAAAGGGACACACTCACAGTCCTGGGAAAGCG GCTGGACAGGGACAGCATGAGACTTTTATGTTTATACATTAGGTTGGCAACTCTCAgagctcagagagagaaactgtcCTACAGCGCTCTTCTGGCAGCAAGGCAATCCTGGGAGACATG GCCACATGTTAGGAGTccatgcagagcagagcaggctGTTCTGTGGCTACAGGGTGAAGAGGAGGAGCAAAAAGAAGACTTTAAATTTGTATCACCACAGCAG CAGTCAGTGATTCAGTTGCTGGTGCTGACTCAGGAGCAGGAAAGAAAGGACCTGGTCAAGTTGATACATGGGGTCTCCCTGGAGGATTTGCAAGTACCAGAATGTGCAGTACCTCCACAGGAAG AGAGTAATATGCAATCTGCTTTAAGAAATGGTTGTATAAAGAGGCTGAGGCAAATCCATGCCACCCTACAGACGTCCAATGGGCCTCCATTAGAACAAGGTAATCCTCACATGCAACTTCAGTCCAAGGCCCAGCCTCAAATGCAAGCCCACATGAGAAGTAAACCTGCAATGTGGTCTCAACACCAGCTGGAAGACTGTGCCTTACTCCTCCTGAGTCATCTGCTGGAGCTTCAGGAGGTCCAAGCTTCTGCATTATTGCCAGAACTGATGGACAAG aGTGCACAGCATATTTTGCAAGACAAGTATGAATCTGAACTCCAAGCACCAAGCTACATCAACCTGCTCCAGCTCCTGATGTCAGATGATCCTCTTACATCAGACTCTGTATTTGCTCCTTGTGAAAATGTGACCAAAAACAGTTGCACTGACAAAATGACAAGTCAATCTAGCTGGACTGCACCAACAGAAGCCCAAAATAGCAGAGATGGGCCAGGTAAAGCTCTGACTGTTGGTTCAGTCAGAGTCCAAGTGGCTGACAGCACAGGAAAACAGGAAGTCTGTATAG GTTGTGGAGCAGTCATGGAGGAGCTGCCCTATTTGGAGATCTTGTGTGTCTCAGATCAAACAAgtgaaacacatcaaaaaattgCTGCAGAGAGCAGAGCCCAGGATGAAGGAGAGGGAAGCACAACGGCCCCCCAGAACTATGAGAAACAGGGATCACTGATCACCCTTGCTTGGAGCAAACCACCACACAATGATACAAACTATGACACAGAGCCTGCAGATGAAGGCACTGAACAAAGCCAGGACCTTCAGAGCAGTGTAAAGTTCCAGGCCGATTCCTGTGAAATTAGTAGTATGGTTGAACAGTATGACGAGACATCTAGAGAAAGCCACAACGAAGAGTCTGGGTTCAAAGGTCTCCATGAAACTCAGTCTTCAAACCAACAGtgcaacacaaaagcaaag ATGACCTTGGAAGAGAGGCACATGATTGATCAAACACATGGAGAAGCTATATCAGAGTGTGACCTGCAAACACAGGCTTTGGTCACAGACACCCTTCAGGAGCTCAAGCCATATGCTAATGACTTCTGCCGTGCACTGGCCAGTGAGGAAACCGATGTTAGTGAAGATGGGGTTGACGTTGAAACATGCCCCACTGCAAATGAGTCAGAGCTATTTCGCCTGAGAGTACTTGAATCCTCTCACCCAGATGACCAggaatgtaatttaaaagccAAA cCAGAGTGTGACTTTGCAGAGGTGGAGGCAATGAGAGAACCCATGCTGATGGATAGAGAACAAGTAAGAGAACCAGTGTCAgcaatggagagagaaagaacaatGCGCAACCTGGTGGACATGCAAAGAAAAGTTGAACAGAGAcaacagagagatagagaaCGACAACTGCTGAGG gTTCAGGGGCGTCTGTCAATCATCCAGaacagaaaagcagaggaaGATCTGCTTGgcctgaaacacacagagagactaaAGCACCTCACTCAAGATCTACCGCAG GATGACAAGAACCAGCAGAAAACAGTTGTCAGAGAGCGACTGGAGCAGCTTAGAAGGGAGCGCTCTTATGTCATGCAGTCTAAACGAGACAG aaatacttCAGGATTTAAGGAACTCCTGGGTCCAGTAGCTCTCCACAGCAGTGAAACGGACGGATCAGACTAA